The following are from one region of the Candidatus Zixiibacteriota bacterium genome:
- a CDS encoding metalloregulator ArsR/SmtB family transcription factor, producing MYNRYMSINENEMKTDLRSDRGNSKVAIRLAETFRVLGDTSKLRICMLLQDSELPVCKIAGQLGLSESAVSHSLRILRGLRLVRNRRQGRNIFYSLDDDHVRRLIAIGCEHVEEET from the coding sequence ATGTATAATAGATATATGTCTATTAACGAGAATGAAATGAAAACCGATTTACGATCAGACAGGGGTAATTCAAAGGTAGCGATTCGGCTGGCGGAGACTTTTCGTGTGTTGGGGGATACTTCCAAGCTCCGAATCTGTATGTTACTGCAGGATAGTGAACTGCCGGTTTGTAAAATTGCCGGTCAGCTCGGGTTGAGCGAATCTGCTGTCAGCCACAGCCTGCGGATACTGCGCGGTTTGAGATTGGTCAGGAATCGCCGCCAGGGACGCAATATCTTTTACAGCCTGGATGATGATCATGTGCGCCGGCTGATCGCGATCGGGTGTGAACATGTCGAAGAAGAAACATGA